The genomic DNA CGACGTTACGCTGGGCGAAGCGCGCGAAGAAATCATGAAACTGCCGATCATGCAGAATTTGCCGTCCGGCGTGCGGGAAGCCCCCACCGGCGACACCGAAGCTATGAACGAGTTGTTCGGCAATATCATCGGTGCAATGGCGTCGGGCGTATTCCTGATCTATTTTGTCCTGGTCCTGCTGTTTCGTAGCTTCTTCAAGCCGGTCACGATCCTGTCGGCACTGCCGCTCACGATCATTGGCGCGTTTGTCGCCTTGAAGCTTGCCGGGCTGGCGATCACGATGCCGGTGCTTATTGGATTGCTCATGTTGCTTGGCTTGGCGGCGAAGAATTCGATCTTGCTGGTCGAGTTCGCGATCGAGGATGAACGCGCCGGCCAGGCACAGCGCGATGCCATCGTTAATGCCTGCAAGGAGCGGGCGCGGCCGATCGTGATGACGACGATCGCGATGGGCGCGGGCATGCTGCCGACGGCGATCGGCATCGGCGAAGGGGCAACCTTTCGCCAACCAATGGCAGTTGCGGTGATCGGGGGGCTGCTGAGCTCGACCGTCCTCTCGCTGGTGCTCGTCCCGGCGGTATATGAGCTTATCGATCGCTTCGAGATGCGCATCCGGCCAAAGCTAGCGCGCTTTGTCACGCCCAAACAGCCTGGAGATGACGATCCCGTCACGTTCGTCGAACGCGCACCGGCAAGGGCGTAGGATTGTTCATCCGCCGCCTTGGCTACGCAGGCAGCCTGGTTCCGGCCAAGCCGATCTCAATCACGGCATCGCGGCAACCGGAGCGACTGACGGATTTGTTGGACGCGCTGGCGGGTGTCATCTTACGGGATGTGTCGATCGCGTCGTCAATGGCTAGGATTGGGTCTTATTGTCTGGCTGTTGTTCGGCTTCTGCTCCGAAGCGCACGGAGCAAGCTTAATGAAATCTCAATGGCGCAGACCTTAGGATCGTTGCTTCATCAAGCCCAAACAAGGACGGCACGTTGAGCCTTCTTCGACGGCTTTTTCCACCAGCGCCGGCGGCAATTGAGGTTGAACTGACCTCTAAACTGCTGAGCGGTGGCGGCGGGATTGGGCTGGTGGGTGCGATCGCCTGCGGAACAGGTGCGCAAGCGGCGCTCAACCGCGATTTGGTACCGGCAGTTCTCCTCCTAATGATCGCCCTCGTGTCGGCTGCTCGCCTGATCTTGATGCAACGTATGCGACAAACCGGCGGCTCGCATCCGCGCGATCTGTTGTCAGCGCGTCGCCGGGAGCTCGGCTATGGCTTGGGCAGTTGCATCACCAGCCTTCTCCTAGGCATCACCAACCTGCACGTGTTGTCCTACCGCGATCCGGCGCTGACGCTGCTCGTCGTGTGTGGGCTGTGCTGCTACGTCTTCTCCTTGATTTTGCGGACGGCGATACGGCCGTTGGTGTGCCTGCCGAGCATTATGCTGGCGCTGGTCCCGACAATCATAGGATTGATGTCGTTCCTCGACCACGGGACGCGACTTGATCCTACCTTCACCTTGCTCGCGTTGGCCACAATCGCGATCGTGCTATTCGTTGCATCGGTGCAGCTGACTAGGCATCTGTACGAGACGACGCTTGATCAGTTGGTGTCGCAGCGAGACCTGATGCAGTTTGCGCGTCGTGATCCGCTCACCGGGCTGAACAATCGTTTGGCTCTGCGCGAACATTTTGACACGTTGTTTCGGCCCAGTGCGACCAATGGCCCTGCTCTATCTCGATCTTGACGGATTCAAGCCGGTGAATGACCTGCACGGGCATCAGCTTGGGGACGCGCTGTTGAGCCAAGTCGCCGCCCGATTATGTGCCTGCCTCGGCCCTGGTGAGGATGCGTTCCGAATTGGGGGCGACGAGTTTATCGTGATCCTTTCTAGGGTCCGGCACCAGAGCGAAGTGACAGAGATGGCGCGACGGTTAACGGCGTGCGTGTCCGAGCCCTTTGCCCTTGGCCCTGAGGCAGTACGGGTCGGTGCATCGATCGGCATCGTGCTTTCCGAGACATCTGTGGAGTTGGATGATTTAATGGCCCGTGCAGATGTTGCGCTTTATGAAGCGAAACGAAGCGGCCGGGGCATGTTTCGCTTTGCAAAGGATGCGTCTGCGCTGCGGCTGGCGAGCTGAGCGGTTCCAATCATCGGTGTGTAGCGCAATTGTCGTTTTCAGGCTGAGGTTGCGTGTGCCGACATCTTCTTCTGTGCCTCCTGTGGAGGAGCCTCACCAGCGCAGTTATACCCGCAAGCCCGCTGCTGGTAATTCTGCCACACTCTAGCAAACGCGCGCTCAACGCGTTTATCAGAGTGGTTCCTTGTTGCGCCAGCAGGTCACAGGTCCTCCACCTTTCCACAATCGTGGCCTGGATGGCGACGTTCAGGCCCAATGGGAGGATCGACAGCGACTACGTCGGCGTGGAGATCATGCGCCCGAAGCGGCTACTGCACACCGACGCAGCAGAGCGCGGCACCGAACGCGCCATCGCCGAGCGGTAGAAGGGGCCCGCGGTTGAGATCCTGCACGAATTAGCATTGGAAACGCGGGTTAGCAGCGAGTTCCTCGGCGACCGTCCCGTGGCAGACGCGCAATGAACAAATGCCCGAAACTGGGTAACGGGCAGGAAGGTCTGAACGTCTGAAATGGGTCGAATCTGTTGTGATTAGTAGACGAACGAATTATCCAGGTGATTGGCGACCTAGCGCCCTTCCGCGTCCGTCCGTCAGCATTTTGAATGAGCTTAGCAAAAGCCTCTTTGTGGTACATCAACCAGTGCTCGCAATAGCGCTTACAACTCCGCAGCTTTGCAGCTTCGACGGAAGCGGGTTTGCAATAGGTAACAAGGTGTTCTGGACAACTTGCGCTTTGACGATCTCTGCTGGGTCGGGCGACCGAAGCACTATAAGACGGTCATCTTCAAAGGCTATAAGGCCAATAGCTTGAAAAGCTTCCAGCCAACCTTCCATCGGCCAGACGCTCCAAATCGTCTTAAACAGCTGCGCATTTCTGATGATATCGTTGAAGTGCTGCAGCGGTGGATTGTAGACGGGGTGATGTTGGTGGCAGGCGATCGCTCCGCCAACGAACAGTAGCGGAACGCCCGCCGCATCAGCGCGAAAACCGAAGTCGGTATCTTCAGCGCCATAGCCGCTGAAACGCTCGTCGAAGCCGCCCAGCGATGCAAAGCGCGCCCGATGCATGGCAAAGGTCAGTGACCAGAACAGTCCGGCGTTGCGCTCGCGTCGAACGCCGTTAGTTGGAAACGGACGTGCCGGATGCGACCTGCCTGCTTGCAACAACTCAACGTCAGTCCAATCGTTACCGGCATCACCAGGGCCCAGATACCGAACGTCGGCGCAGAGCAGGGCATCATTAGAGTCAAGCGCAGCGTTTAGCGTAGCGAGGCATTCGCGCAACGGGATGCAATCCACGTCTAGGAAAAGCAGTCGCTTGCTCGTCGCGGCACCGGCAGCGCGATTGCGCGCCATGGCGAGGGGCAGGCCGGTGGTCGGCAGGCGCAGTATCTTCACCGGGAACGTCGTTGACGGCGCAGCGATCGGCTCATCGCTCATGTCGACAACGACAAGCTCGGTTGGTTGCAGCGACGAACGCCGCAGTCCCTCGACCAAATTGACGAAATGCGCGGTCCGGTTGCGGACGATCGTCAGCACGCTTAGCCCAGTCACCGGCGCGTCCACATATCGAGCCGATATCGCTCGGCGCGGTCGGCGTGGACAACGGCTACCGCACTTCCCAGTATCTCACGCAGCTTCGTCGTCGCTTCGTCGCCGGTCTGCGGATAGTCGGTTTCGCCGATGTAGTGCACCAGTAGGATCCGGCCACCAGGTGCAATGTTCTGGCTCAGCCAATCTCCTGCCGCCGACAGATCATGGTCGCTCCAGTAGTAGGCGACCTCGGACAATACGACCAAGTCGAGCCCGCCGACCGCCGGTGCTTCGCGTGGAAACGCTAGCCGATCAAAGCGTACCTGAAGCAGCTTGGCGCATCGCTTGCGCGCGGCGTCGATGGCACCTTGCGCAATGTCTATCGCCAACAAGCGCGTGCAAAGCGGGGCAAGCTTCTGCGTGAGCACGCCGTGCGCGCACCCAATCTCGAGCGCAGAAACATAGCGGCGATCGTCCAGCATGCGCACGGTATGCGCGAATTTGGCCGCCTCATAATCGCTGCTAGCAAGCGACCACGGATCATCGTTACCAGCAAAAATGCCATCGAAGTAATTGGCGTCGAGGCTATTCCCGGACGACATGGCGCACCTCGTTCAAATGCAGGACATCGAAGGCCGGCATCCGCCGTGCAGCAGGAGCAAGGCGGAACCCCTTACCATATACAGCGCTCGTCTGGCTTCGGTGGGCCATCAATGCGTGACGACGTATTCCTGAAGACATTGCACGAGTACGGAAGGTTCGCCTTGCGGCCGCCAGTGCTGGATCACTCCATACGCGGTACTCGAACAGCGCGACGGACCGGCAGGCCGAGTAGATGGCCGCCGTGGCGAGTGCATGAAATGCGGCATGGTCGCAATGCGGCTCCTGGGCCCCGGTGACGGCGACTGCATCAATGCGGAGGGTACGGATGAGCATGGCAAGCCGGCGAACGGTCGACCGCCATGCCGCGCTTTCGGGGTCGTGCGGATGCGCGTCGGCCCATTTTAGGAACTCAGGCCGTCCGCTGTATCCCAAGCGACGTGCCGCAAGCCTTGCCTCGCGTTCTCGAACCCGCGCAAGCCACGGCCCGCCAGCGCGATGCGACGCTGCGCCGTCGGTTAGATACACCAATCCCGCCAAGCGATCCGCCGCGGCGGTTTCGGAGATGAGAGCGCCGGCGCCTAGCGTTTCATCGTCGGCATGGGGCGCCAGCACCAACCATCGTGCACGCGCATAGCGGCTCGTCAGCAGCAGCGGCGCGATCACCACAGCGGATCCTCGCCCCAGCAATCATGCTCAATCCAGTCGCGAACTGCGGTATCGCGAACTTGATCGGGGCCGGCTTGACGCAAGTACAGACTGAGATCGCGAGTGATCTTGTCGACACGTTGCTCAGTGAAGGCGCTGCGGGTGCCGACCAGCCGGGCCGCATGCTCCATCACGTCGAGCGCCGCGCGTTCCACCACGCCGCGGGTTATCCGCACAAAAGCCGCTGCGTCGGCATCTTCGCGACCGGCACGCAGAGCGGCCTCGCGCACCCATAGCCAAGCCGTTCGTGTCGCCACAATTGCGTGACCCAACGCTGCGCGCGACAGTGCATCGGCGCGAGCGGCATCTGACAGCATGGCTCGCGTTTCTGCCAGGAGCGCCTCGATCCCGCCAAGCTGCACCGCCGTGAACCGCCAAGCACCGGCCGTGAACCGCGGTTCGCGGTCGTAATCGCCCGGGGCGCCGAGCAGCGCGGGGTCATCGATCCGATATCCGGTCAGATCATACGTCCCGCTCATGCTCGCGCGCATCCCTCGAACCCGCCAGCCGCTCGCATCCGTTCGTTCAGTTTCATTTGCGGCGACGATCGCGAGACGTCGTGTTCCATCTGCGGGACGGACGGTAACGATCGCGAAGTCGATGCCGCCAGCACCGCTTGCGAAGCTTTTGGCACCTTGCAGCCGCGCACCGTCGTCATCTTCAATCAACGTCACGCCGGGTGCCGGTTGCGTCGCCCAAACGCCGAATACCGCATCCTGATCGAGTAGCTCGCGCAGCCACGCATTCTGGTCAGCCGTCGCATACCAGTCGAACAAAGCTAGCGCGTTAACGTGCCCTTCGAAGAGCCTCCCAACGCTGAGATCACCGCGGCCGACGCGGCGTAGCGCATCAAGCATTGCATAATGACGCTCTACCGGATCGCCGAACTTGTCGCCGCCAGACGCGACCGGCGCGAAACGTCGAAGGAGTCCCGAACGCGCCAGGACCGCAATACTATCGACCGGGTAGCCAGGCGCGTCGTCATAGCCGACCCCAAGCCGTGCCAACTCGCCGACGAGCGGGTCGTCCAAAACCTTTGGTAGGTCGGTCATGTTCACTCTCGGTCCGCAAGCGCAATCAGATGTGCCATCGCGCGCGCCGCCCCGTCGGGCGTATCCAGCGCTGCTGCCGCGGCAGGGTTCAGGCGTTCGGCGGCCGCAATCAACATGGGCCAGTCCGCAGCGGCAGCATCCTCGCACACCACCGCTGCACCGGCTGCAGCCAGGCCGCGCGCGTTCGAGTGCTGCTCGCCGAACGGGCGGTCTTCCGGAACGCACACGAACGGCCGACGCGCTGCCAGCACGATACCGATCACGCCATTTCCAGCACCTCCGATCACGACGCCTGCGCGCGCGATCCATGCCGCCGCATCGCCGACCCACCCAAGGATCAACAAGTTGATCGGAAGATCAGTCGCTTGCTCACACGGGCCGATGACGACCCATTTGCGATCGGGGACGACACGCGCCGCGCGCCCCCAAAAAGCAGCGTCAGTGGACGAGCCCCCGCCGCCCAGAACGACCAGCACCGTGTCGGTCGCCACCGTGACCGATGGCGGACGTGGGCTCAGCCCCGATATGTAGGTGGTCTTGTCGCTGACCCATCCCAGCATCGCCGGATCGTCGAGTGGCGATGCGAACGGTGCGACGATGGAGATCGCAGCGTTGAAGGCCTCGACATGCGGAGCATCGTCCCGCCTTCCTCCAAGCCGCACATAGACGATGGGCACCGAAGCGAGCCGTGCAAGCATTGCGACTTCGCATGACACATCGACAACCATCAGCGCGGGTCGCGCCTCGGCTATCCACGCACTGATCGCGGCAACCCGGCGGCGGATGTTATCATGATCTATCGGCGCGTAATGGAGCGCGGCCGGGCGGTTTACCTCGCCATCCCCGTTATTGAACGCGGTATCGATGCGGTCATCCGGCAAATCGACAAAGGGGTGTGATCCCGTTTTCCCTGCCAGACCCGTACCAAGCATCGTGACCCTGCCATTCCCTTCATCGGAAATAGCCAGAGCGCGGGCGCGATGGCCGACGCCGTGGTGATGAACATAATAACCGATCGGCCGAGTCATCGCACAACGTCCCAAAGCGCCATGTCCTTCGGCATCGGTGGCAAACGACTTTCATGGGCCAGCATTGCCGATATGCCCTTTTGCCGACGTTCCTCGCGCCGCCAGGCCGCTCGGCGCGCCCAGTGTTCCAATGCCGCCACCCGCGGCGCTCCACCATCGTTGATCGTGTCGGCAAGCTCGGCCATGGACGTGGCCATCCCACCGGCAGCGCGCCCTTCGGTCCGCGCGGAGACACGGGTCCAAACCGGCAGCGGGTGCACGAGCCGCGCACCCGCCGCGACCGCGGCGGTCACCAGCGCGCGATCCTCACCGCACGGGATTGCCGGCACGCCACCTATCGCATGATACATATCGGCGCCGATCGCCAGGCTGGCACCGGTGTGATCGCCATGGCGGGGCGACGGATCGTGCGGCACCGGATCGATCGCATCCTCGATCTCGCGCACCATTGCCCAATAACGATCGAACTGGGTGACGACCGACATCACGGCCATCGAGACTGGCTCAAGGTTATCCAGCACGATTCGTCCGCCGACCACGTCCGCACCCGCGTCCATTGCCGCCAGGTTGGCCGCGATCCAACCATCTGGCGGCCGGCAATCAGCATCGGTCGAGATCAGCACGCCGCGATCGCCGACGATGTCCGAACCGACGTGCATGGCGCGCCGCCTTGCCGTTCCCACATGCGCCTCGTCAGGCGCTAGCACGCATCCGTCGATCCGCACGTTGAGCCTTGAGCCGCGATGCGTGGCCAGATCCGCCGCAATCGATGCGCTCTCGTCATCGCTGTTGTTGATGCACAGTGCGACATGGATGGTTCCGGTGTAGGTTTGTGCTGCAAGCGCACCGAGCAGGATCGGCAGACGCGCCGCTTCGTTGCGTGCAGGTACGCAGATGCACACCGCCTTGTTCATGAGTTGTCGACAAGGCT from Sphingomonas radiodurans includes the following:
- a CDS encoding glycosyltransferase; this encodes MLARLASVPIVYVRLGGRRDDAPHVEAFNAAISIVAPFASPLDDPAMLGWVSDKTTYISGLSPRPPSVTVATDTVLVVLGGGGSSTDAAFWGRAARVVPDRKWVVIGPCEQATDLPINLLILGWVGDAAAWIARAGVVIGGAGNGVIGIVLAARRPFVCVPEDRPFGEQHSNARGLAAAGAAVVCEDAAAADWPMLIAAAERLNPAAAAALDTPDGAARAMAHLIALADRE
- a CDS encoding diguanylate cyclase domain-containing protein, with the protein product MALLYLDLDGFKPVNDLHGHQLGDALLSQVAARLCACLGPGEDAFRIGGDEFIVILSRVRHQSEVTEMARRLTACVSEPFALGPEAVRVGASIGIVLSETSVELDDLMARADVALYEAKRSGRGMFRFAKDASALRLAS
- a CDS encoding SAM-dependent methyltransferase, with the protein product MSSGNSLDANYFDGIFAGNDDPWSLASSDYEAAKFAHTVRMLDDRRYVSALEIGCAHGVLTQKLAPLCTRLLAIDIAQGAIDAARKRCAKLLQVRFDRLAFPREAPAVGGLDLVVLSEVAYYWSDHDLSAAGDWLSQNIAPGGRILLVHYIGETDYPQTGDEATTKLREILGSAVAVVHADRAERYRLDMWTRR
- a CDS encoding acyl-CoA dehydrogenase family protein; this encodes MTDLPKVLDDPLVGELARLGVGYDDAPGYPVDSIAVLARSGLLRRFAPVASGGDKFGDPVERHYAMLDALRRVGRGDLSVGRLFEGHVNALALFDWYATADQNAWLRELLDQDAVFGVWATQPAPGVTLIEDDDGARLQGAKSFASGAGGIDFAIVTVRPADGTRRLAIVAANETERTDASGWRVRGMRASMSGTYDLTGYRIDDPALLGAPGDYDREPRFTAGAWRFTAVQLGGIEALLAETRAMLSDAARADALSRAALGHAIVATRTAWLWVREAALRAGREDADAAAFVRITRGVVERAALDVMEHAARLVGTRSAFTEQRVDKITRDLSLYLRQAGPDQVRDTAVRDWIEHDCWGEDPLW
- a CDS encoding glycosyltransferase family 2 protein, which produces MLTIVRNRTAHFVNLVEGLRRSSLQPTELVVVDMSDEPIAAPSTTFPVKILRLPTTGLPLAMARNRAAGAATSKRLLFLDVDCIPLRECLATLNAALDSNDALLCADVRYLGPGDAGNDWTDVELLQAGRSHPARPFPTNGVRRERNAGLFWSLTFAMHRARFASLGGFDERFSGYGAEDTDFGFRADAAGVPLLFVGGAIACHQHHPVYNPPLQHFNDIIRNAQLFKTIWSVWPMEGWLEAFQAIGLIAFEDDRLIVLRSPDPAEIVKAQVVQNTLLPIANPLPSKLQSCGVVSAIASTG
- a CDS encoding glycosyltransferase, with protein sequence MNKAVCICVPARNEAARLPILLGALAAQTYTGTIHVALCINNSDDESASIAADLATHRGSRLNVRIDGCVLAPDEAHVGTARRRAMHVGSDIVGDRGVLISTDADCRPPDGWIAANLAAMDAGADVVGGRIVLDNLEPVSMAVMSVVTQFDRYWAMVREIEDAIDPVPHDPSPRHGDHTGASLAIGADMYHAIGGVPAIPCGEDRALVTAAVAAGARLVHPLPVWTRVSARTEGRAAGGMATSMAELADTINDGGAPRVAALEHWARRAAWRREERRQKGISAMLAHESRLPPMPKDMALWDVVR
- a CDS encoding PIG-L deacetylase family protein — encoded protein: MIAPLLLTSRYARARWLVLAPHADDETLGAGALISETAAADRLAGLVYLTDGAASHRAGGPWLARVREREARLAARRLGYSGRPEFLKWADAHPHDPESAAWRSTVRRLAMLIRTLRIDAVAVTGAQEPHCDHAAFHALATAAIYSACRSVALFEYRVWSDPALAAARRTFRTRAMSSGIRRHALMAHRSQTSAVYGKGFRLAPAARRMPAFDVLHLNEVRHVVRE
- a CDS encoding GGDEF domain-containing protein, whose amino-acid sequence is MSLLRRLFPPAPAAIEVELTSKLLSGGGGIGLVGAIACGTGAQAALNRDLVPAVLLLMIALVSAARLILMQRMRQTGGSHPRDLLSARRRELGYGLGSCITSLLLGITNLHVLSYRDPALTLLVVCGLCCYVFSLILRTAIRPLVCLPSIMLALVPTIIGLMSFLDHGTRLDPTFTLLALATIAIVLFVASVQLTRHLYETTLDQLVSQRDLMQFARRDPLTGLNNRLALREHFDTLFRPSATNGPALSRS